The sequence caccacaatgggaactcctaaaattggtttttcaaaaagatgtgtgtgtatatagcaCAAAGGTTGCATATGATGCAGTGGGCCTCGGTGAATTAAATAGTTGCTGCAGATGAGATTTTTATCTCAGTGAAAAGTACAAATACTCATCTGGATGGTAGGTAGTGATCAGACCACAACATTTTTAAAGGTGAAAGGAAATCATACATTTATGAGGGAGGGATAAACCTGTACAAGCctaatgtttttgtttggggCTGGCATCATACTGATTCAGTTATCAActcaaagaaaagtaaattagtgAATAAATTCAGTTAGACaagacaaggtttaaaatagctaaaaatagTAAGAACAACACGACAGACTAAAGAAATTGTACAGGAGTCAAATAAGTCATGTAAATGAGTGATAAAGCCAGGTATTAGGCAGTAGGGCATGGTAGAACTGAGGGAAAACTGCAGAGTCTATTACCTATCTTAAGGGAGAAGCCAATACACTGATCTAGCTGACTTGTGCCATGTACATGTAAGCCCCATGAGGCTGGATTTGATGTTCCAAGTGCTCCCCATATATctagatgttatttatttatttattgccttttttttttttttttttttttaatagggcctcacccatggcaggtggaggttcccaggctaggggtcgaatcattgctacagctgctggcctacaccagagccacagcaacatgggatctgagctgcatctgcaacctacaccacagctcatggaaatgccggatccttaacccactgagggaggccagggatcgaacccacaacctcatggttcctagtcggatttgtttccactgtgccacgatgggaactcctagatgttatTTATTATGTGTTATTCTATAATTTGTACTACACTCAGGTCAAACAAAACAAGCCTGGAGATTAGGTTTATAGTCCACTAGTTTTCAATACATCTTCTTAAACTGAATTAAATGGGCAACTTTTTGGAGGTGGCAGAAGTTGAGCTAAGCAATTACACAGTCTTTCCTTTCTGCTAGAAACTTCATTTCAAGGATCCCAAGCCAGAAGCATGAGATGAGGAGAGAATCaacattaaaaggaagaaatacaaatttaaaatataaccttACTAGTTTATGAGCTAGAAAACTCAAAAACATTTCCAagtctaggaaagaaaaaaagaactcatggtttttcctttaagaataaataattgttgtggcattcccattgtggctcagtcggttaagaacccaacatagtggagttcctgttgtggctcagtggtaacaaacccaactagcatccatgaggacatcaggcttgatccctggccttgctcagcgtggtgcaggctggcagctgcagctccaattgaacccctagcctgggaacttccacatgccatggatgtacccctaaaaagaccaaaaacaacaacaacaacaaaaaccgacatagtgtctatgaggatgccagttcaatctgtggatttactcagtgggttaagaatccagtgtcaccacaagctgaggcataggtcacagatgtggcttggatccagtgcttcTATGGCTCTGCACGGACCTACTGCttcagctctggttcaaccctagcctaagaacttccatgtgctgcaggtacagccatgaaaagaaaaataaaaagaataagtaatTTCTAAGGATGTgtatggaaattaattttttagttgAGTATCAGTtagaaaaataatcataagatttcccagttgggtttttttttttcctttggctggcTGGAAAGtttggtatgcagaagttcctgggccagggactgaacctgttcCACTACaatgatcagagccacagcaatgacaacaccagatatttaacccactgagccaccccgGGACTCCCCTCACATGGATTTTAACTTCATATATGAAAATCCAGGGTTTGGAGATCATCTCTGTCCTCCAACACAAATGGAAGGGGAAAACCCTGTAACCTTTAGTTTTATCTCCTTACAGTGAATATTGCTGTCTCATTTGACCATCCCAAAATAGCCCTTTCTGCTGGGATCTTGTGACATCACCACTGCTGAAGTTTATAGTATTTTACTGAgtctaaaatatacattttggagttcccattatgggtcAGCAGGtgacccacagccatagcaacgtgggatccaagctgtgtctgcaaacctacaccacagctcacggcaacaccagatccccaacccagtgagcaaatccagggattaaacctgcttcctcatggataatagtcgggttcatttccgctgagccacaacaggaactcctccaggggCCACCTTTaatgcagatttttattttattttattttatttttaatgcacatttttaaaagactactctttattcttttcagaCTAATGTTATTTTCTAACTGTGTAGCCACAAAGGCTACTTGGATTTTCTTTGAGGACTGGTTACAGAGTGACAGCGCTGGTTTCTCTCAAAATAACACCCTGATCCACCCTCTACAGAGGTCTGGCAGCCTGGAGAAGAGCAGGTTGATATTGTGCCCAAGGGCAGGCAGAGGACTCTTGCCTGATTTTATGTAACCTTTGATGTTCTCACCCTGGCCCCTTCCCCAGGAAGAATCAGAGTCCCTCTAAATCACAGTTCAAAGTCCTCTTCAATTTTGAGGAATGAAATGTTGTCAATTCTGTATTACTACAAGATGGGAATAAggacatacatacatgtatatgagaataattaattattttaaaatataaagctctttaagcagaaaaagaactaggttatatgaaaattttttaaaatatcttgaaaaaaCTCTCCatctatatgaagaaataatacaCTATTTTTTCAATGTAATATCTTGGCTAAATTACACATTAGATTTtactttattctattctattttggccacaccatggcatatggaagttcctgggtcaggaatcaattctgagctacagctttgacctacctcacagctgcagcaacctcagatccttaatccactgtgcacagtgggaactctcaaggctttaaaataatacagttaATTACCTATTACCTATGACTTTTGGATACACACCTTTCAGCCTCCATAAATGCCCTCATAGTAATGaccataaaaaattatttctatggcTGCaaggaataaaacattttcacCTATCAGCAGCAGTAATAGTGAGCCATAGTCAATATGGCAActgaaatagtaaaatattttaaagctccATTCATTTATGGAGACACTAATCTGAAGTTTATTATTGTCTgtctgctaaaaaaaaagaatataattgcAGTTTTAGGTAGTCTCCATTcatctaccaaaaaaagaatCGAACATTCTAAAAGTACTGTGGAAGCACCCATCTACCAAGGACTGGCCTAATTTGGCCTCATTCTTACCTATTCCTGCATGAGGTTCCTGGGATCTCTGCTTGTCAGCTCTATGTGGATAGGATGAATAAATCtgacagtttcctttttttctttttggcctggatggtggcatgcaaaagttcctgggccagtgttGGAACCTGCACACAGCACtgatccaagctgctgtagtgacaacagccagatccccaacctgctgtaccacaaggaaactcctcagCTTCCTCTTTTTACAAGACGGGGAGAATCATACCTACCTTATAGGATTGTTAAGGTGATTTTAAgtattaatttatataatgaaTTTGACCCacaataagtgctcaataaatgttagttagcTGTTAGTGTCACTGTTACAGAAGTTATAGAGATGTGTGTAATTTAGATCTATGGGTAATGCTGATGGGATTCCCTCAGTTCCAGTTAGTGAGAATCTCTTGGTATTAAAAGAACAGGGAATAGAGTGAAGAGATGGTGAACATACACCACAGTAAacatttctccttcctcttaCTTACAGGTTTAAGATAGGCGATGTTGCTGTGACGAATGTCATTCAAGAGCTGATCTCTGGGCGTGATTTCCACCAATGGGGGTGGCCTATTTCTCGGCACCGGTTTGAGCGTTTTGATCACATCTTTGAGGTTGGTTTTCTCAGGTGGTTCTCTGGCTTCCGGCATCCGTGATTTGCGCTGGATCCTCTTGAGCTTCACCACGCGGAAGGAGTCGGGGTCCGTCCTGTATTTCGGAGGCTGCGCTGGTTTTGCCATTACTTCATTTCGTCGACTGAAGGGGGCTGTCTGGGGATGAAGAGATTTAGGAGGAGGAGGTTGGAGGAACTCCTGCATCTGGGAATCGGGCATTGGTCCTCCCAGCATCTCCCACATCCCAGGGGGCAGACCCAACCCGTTCTCCAACATGGCTATCAACTTCTTCTGCTCTTTGAGTTGCTGctgtttttgttcttcttgtcttttctgcctttgTTTATCCTGATTCCTGGTGAGCAGATTGGTTACCACCATTCTGGGACCTGGAAGCTCAAAATGGTACCCCATCTTCAGAAGAGTGGTGTTTGCCTTCAAAAGCCTGGATATTTCCATTTCAGCATGATGGCCCAACATATGCCTTTGATTGTGAAACCGAAGTTCGGTGAGGGTCTCATTAAACTGGAGACACCTCATGATGGCCACGATTCCCTTGCCTGTGATGAAGTTGGACTCGATGTTGAGGGTGGTAATGCTCCGATTTTCACGCAGCATGTTAGCCAAGGCAAAAGCCACGCTCTCATCCGCACCCACATTGGCTAAACTGAAggttttgatgtgtttgtttttcttcatcgCGTTGACAAAGTCCAATAACATTTCTTTGGGGATGTTTTCAATGTTGTTCAGGTTGAGTTCCTTCATGTCAGGGTCATTTTGTCTCACTCGCCTCAAGCTCCCATCCAGGTCTGTTTGGTTTCCAGAAGGCCGAGCACTTACTTTCAAAAAACTTGTATCTAGAGCCAGCTTCTTGGGATCTAATTTTGAtatctttttctcaaatttttcttgggcctctggtctgtctttctgttcttcaaatgCTTTATTAGGGACCTGCTGGCAGTTGCTCTCACCATTTCTGATTGGCTCCTTCACCtcaccttcctcttctccttttgttttttcatcactCTCATCACCCTCATCTTCTTCATCTTCTGCATCATCTTCTTCATCGTCTTCATCATCTTCattatcttcatcatcatcatttgttTCTTGTTCATTGTCACTGCTCTTTGATTCTCGTTTATGTGCAGCAATTTCATTATTGAGCTTTTCCTTTAAATACTGGGacatatttttattacctttgtCTATTTCTTTGCGCTGCTCTTGAGGTTTTTCCTAAAAGAGAAGTTACAATACATAGCAGTGAAGAAATATGAAGTAGATATATGAAGCAGAGCAATCTCTCCTGGAGGTAATAAAAAGAtttattactaagtgaaaaaagtaagcaaataagCTGTATGTACttattccatttgtatgtgtgtgtatttatgtgtatatattggtATATGTATACTGATATTACACACAAACCTCATGTAAAGGCttataaacatttagaaaaagtCTGTTGTAGTGTTTGCCAGATTAGTCTTAGTATCTTAAGAGAACTGAGAAAGGGAAAGATTGGAGAGATTTTCAGATTTTACGTTATGTAACTTtagaaagtttgattttttttttttttttgtcttttgtctttttagggtcgtacccacggcatatggaggttcccaggctagggatcgaatcagagctacaactgccagcctgcgccacagccacaacaatgccagatccaagcctgtctgtgacctacaccacagttcacagcaatgccagatccttaagccactgagggaggccagggattgaacccaaaacctcatggttcctagttggattcaattctgctgcaccacgactggaactccaaaagtctgaattttttaaaagaaagtacacATACTAGTTTTGCCAGCAAATACAaccaaaataaagataaatttttataggcatacacacccacacatacacacatttttggTTGAGTTTTTCTCATCccatgtattaaaataaaacctagtaaattttgttttcagaCACTCAAAGATGGTGTTCAATTCCAGAAAGttaaaagttgtttgttttgaaaatcttatggagtcatttatccattcattgaaCTCTTTGTTTTGTATAGAACTGAATGGGCATCTTTATGTTCAGTAGTTCTGGGTTCAATATTCAATAGCTCTGCATTACACAATAATTACCTTACTGTCCTAACCAAAATTCACATATCAATTTGTTTGCCAATCTAATATAATGTGTACAACAAAATATGAAGAAACGAGATGTTGTGGAAAAATTAGAGCAGTTTGATATTTTGGGACATACCAAAACCCTTAACTTTGTCTGCTCAGCTCTGTAAAAACTGCCCTGGATAGTCCAGGTTCAGATTTCTAGTCCAGTTCCTCCATATGGAAAGTGTCTAGGAGGCAGAGCCAGTTACAAAAGGACACAGGATTTTCAGATACTTAAAAACACAGCTTAGTCTGGGAAGGAAAATAATCATCTATTATCAATAATGTTTATTACATGTTTGCACATCAATTACACACTTTCCCATAAAGTATGTGTACTGCATAGGTATCATTTTAAAAGCTGGTgtagtttgaggagttcctgtcatgccttagtggaaacaaatctgctaggatccatgaggacacaggttgaatccctggcctagcttctggcattgcggtgagctgtggtgtaagttgcagatgtggctcggatctggtgtttctgtggctgtgctgtaggccggcagctgtagctctgattcagcccctagcctgggaacctccatatggctgcgggtgaggcctaaaaagacaaaaaaaaaaatatatatatatatatgtgtgtgtgtgtgtgtgtgtgtgtttagcagTTTGACACAAGTGTTTTCTGAGCAGAAACTTGATCTTAGGGAGACAAAATGAGTAAAGGGGATCAAGTGTGTGGTGAcggaaactaaatttttggtgcTGAGTATGCTGTAGGGTATATAGAAGTAtaaatataatgttgtacacatcaaacttatataatattataaaccaatgttatctcaattaaaaataaacctaaaattaaaaaaatggcttGATTTTACGGCTCATAAGATTACAGTACAACTTGAATTAACACCACACCTGAACTACCTAAAGCCTTCATCGCTGCATTTCTCATTTGAGTCAGGAGGGGGAGCCAACTATCAAGCTGTTTATACTAAAATGATGAGCAAGTGGTAAAAgtacccttttctttttaatctctaacATTGGTGTTCATACAGAATTGGCTTTTACTCTCATTGTAAAATGTCTGCAGATTGTACCTTACCCTTTAACCTGACCAAGCCAGCAACTTATTTTCTTCAGTGCTATACTTGTTTAAACTCTCCTGACCAGGAAACCTGTTTAGAACTTTCCTTAAGTTACAGCCAGTGTGACCATAATGTCACAAGATGGATCTCTATCATTAGGCATGACTAAAAGAGACTTTACCTATGGGAATCTCTGTCTTCTTTTTGCTAAGTCCTTTTAAAGTGAGACATTAATGATTATTGCTGATATACAAGTTCATTGATTGAACCACAGTTCTTGTTTTCATGTaagaacatatttaaagaaagaactcTCTTTAAAACAGAGTTCTTAATAGCATCACCATCTAAATTCATCACTGATATCCAAGGCACCGTGGTGATACtggatttttcttgttatttgaCTTAGTTAAATCGCAGGGTGTGTGACTGGACTTCAGGATCTGTATCACCCTTGAGATTAAATGTGAACTATCTATGCGTGTGCCAGAAAGAGAGGACACGGAGCTTTCTTTGGCTTATTAAAGGGAACTGTGAGCCAAAAAGCAATAAGGACAAACGTCTCTGGGTTATGAATTAATTCATTAAGTATCATGTCTACAGAATAGAGGCTTTCCTGCACAAGAAACCCcctagtgattttttaaaaagagatattaaCAAGAAGTTACTACTTTTTCCTCCCAATTAtatcatgtaaatattttacagaGTTTTGATCCAGTGTAAGATTAAATATTCTGATTTATCTATAAAGGTCGACAAGACGAAACAGAGTCTTGAGGAATAACAGTCACAATATGAAAACGTGCCAGCCCAGCAATGAGCAGCCATTTCTCCTTTGTACACAAATCCCCGGTTACCTCAGATGGCACAAAGGTGACAGGAACCCGTTCGTCTTCCAGCATGCGCCTGGACGCCTTTTGCCAATACATATAATCAACGAGAGATTTATGGTCGAAGTTTCCTGTTGGTGGCTTGTCGGTCTGATCCTTCTGAATCATTCCCACAGGAAGCCTGGGGTCAGGGGCCATCACGTCCATTTCCGACTGCAGTTCTTTGAGCTCTTCTGGGGACAAGTTGGCCAAGATTTCATCTTCGTCAATCTCCCTGTCAAAGGGTTCTTCTTGATCTGAATTCCTGCTGTGCTCTGACATGATTCTTTTCTATACTTTTCTATCttactagaaaaggaaaaataatcaaagaagttttttttttaaaaaattctcaagaagTCCCCCCAGGTCAATAACACCTTGAGAGATGTTTTCCCCCAAGAACCCCAGTGGTGCTTGCAGAGCTTCTGAGAGTGACTGCAGCTAAGCTCATGCCATAACTATATTAAGCAGGGCTTGGCTGGAGAGGCTCAATTTATGGAACTACTATGCGCCTCTCTTTTCGGCAACTTGAGTCAGCTGTGCAAATCCATCTGACATTTCAGTACAGCTGCTTGGGTTCACCAGTGAGGAATAGGTCTACAGAATCTCTGcaggaataaaattaattctCTTCCTATGTCCTCTCACACTGTCCCACACCAAATTCATGCAGCCCATACACACATACCCCAATACTGCAGGGGAGACcactttttttattgaaatgattaAAACAACTTACAATATTTCAGGAGGAAAATCCAAATGGCGACCTGAGTTCCACTGAAGTGAAAAATTCTTATGAAGGTGGAAATCAGGCTTTCAGGGCTTGCCTCTTCACTACAGTGAGACTCTGGAAGCAAATAAACCTGCGCAGAGCCAAGCAGAGATCTGGCTATCCTACTCACCTGCTGCGTAAACTGAACCTTTGCAAGATGTCCTTATTTGCATCTAGATCCTGTGATCTAACAGGTAGGGAAAAGCAGCACTTGAATTTCCACTAGGAGTGAGGAgtttagtattttaaataatttgtttttcttattaagcATCCATTAAGCcaggataaaaatttaaatggatctaaattcaaatgcaaaaacaaactcaaaccATTAAAATACGGGAAGaaattatgaaatgattttttacaCTACTTCAGAGAACAATATGGCAATACGTATCCAGATAAGAAACCTACTATTCTTTGACTAAGCATTCCACTTTGAGGAATATATCCTTCAGATATATTCCCATTTAAGTGAAATGATAGGTACACAAGATTATTCAATATAGCAAACTACAAAACTGTGTACTGTATGCTATTATTTGTGTGATAAAGTGTAAAAAGAATGATGAATATACAAATTTTATCAACACAACAGATTCTTGGAAATATGCACAAGAAACCAGTAACACTGGATGCTACTAGAGAGAGAAATGGGCTATCTGGGAGACAGGGCTAGGAAGACTTTGTTATTCCATATCCTTTCATAGTTATCAAATTTGGGGACTTAAAATGACAATTCAAAAATGCACATTTATTGTGTAAAACTTGGGATGGCACaggaaagcataaagaaaataaaagtttcccCTTATTGTACCACTAATTAACATTTTATCATTCCAGTTAGTCCTTTCTTCTAGGCATATGAATTCAATAATCTTTTGTCATCTGTTTTTTAACTTACAAAATTACATTGTTCCCCCCCCAGGCTATATAGAGTATATTCTACTaccacataattttctttttttggctgtacccacagcatgtcaagattcttgggccagggagagaacccaaaccacagcagcgacccaagctgctacagtgacaaggctggatttttaacccactgctccataaGACAACTCCTCTActatcacataattttttttctctactattacataatttttaatagcTCCCTCTTAAGATTCTTGATACCTGAAGTACCATAATTTATGTAACCAGTCTCCAATCATTGGATATTTGAACTGTTTTCAATGCTCACAAGCTTCTGGAAAAATATCCCTGTAGTGAAATATTTATACACACGCAAGTTCTTTCTTTGGGATAGATTGAATACATTCCAAGAAGTtaaattgctgggtcaaagaatataaagaaattaaaggcttTTCCCAGGTATGGCTAAGCAATCCCTcaatattatcatcattattttttattcttagctatttttcttcttagttgtgcaaccatcattacaacccaattttacaacacCTCAATATTATTATAAACCATCCCCGACCCATATATATTGAATTACTtacaaattatatacattattactctaatatataaaatgtatatcaaatatatccttcattatattgtatttatggtatttataaatacaaatgaatttgaATTTATATATCTACAtaacaaaacaggcaaaaaattaattttgaagttttcaatggacatttgaatattttttcctacccCAGGGGTTTATTTTGAACGCCCCACAATTGGCAgccttttcatattttcatatacacgggtaattattttccagaaaaatattACCAATTTACTTGAATGgtcattttgaaagaaaacagatgCATAGTTGGCCTCTCCTTTGTGGGGACTTCCTTTCATCCTGGTCCTATAAAAGAGAAGTAAAACCTTGGACTCAGTGGGCAGAAAGGTAGAGCAACCATTTCACAGACAACCAATTTGCAGACCATC is a genomic window of Sus scrofa isolate TJ Tabasco breed Duroc chromosome 13, Sscrofa11.1, whole genome shotgun sequence containing:
- the LMOD3 gene encoding leiomodin-3, which encodes MSEHSRNSDQEEPFDREIDEDEILANLSPEELKELQSEMDVMAPDPRLPVGMIQKDQTDKPPTGNFDHKSLVDYMYWQKASRRMLEDERVPVTFVPSEEKPQEQRKEIDKGNKNMSQYLKEKLNNEIAAHKRESKSSDNEQETNDDDEDNEDDEDDEEDDAEDEEDEGDESDEKTKGEEEGEVKEPIRNGESNCQQVPNKAFEEQKDRPEAQEKFEKKISKLDPKKLALDTSFLKVSARPSGNQTDLDGSLRRVRQNDPDMKELNLNNIENIPKEMLLDFVNAMKKNKHIKTFSLANVGADESVAFALANMLRENRSITTLNIESNFITGKGIVAIMRCLQFNETLTELRFHNQRHMLGHHAEMEISRLLKANTTLLKMGYHFELPGPRMVVTNLLTRNQDKQRQKRQEEQKQQQLKEQKKLIAMLENGLGLPPGMWEMLGGPMPDSQMQEFLQPPPPKSLHPQTAPFSRRNEVMAKPAQPPKYRTDPDSFRVVKLKRIQRKSRMPEAREPPEKTNLKDVIKTLKPVPRNRPPPLVEITPRDQLLNDIRHSNIAYLKPVQLPKELA